A single genomic interval of Microcebus murinus isolate Inina chromosome 24, M.murinus_Inina_mat1.0, whole genome shotgun sequence harbors:
- the MTUS1 gene encoding microtubule-associated tumor suppressor 1 isoform X5, producing the protein MLLSPKFSLSTIHVRLTAKGLLRKLRLPSGFRKSTVIFHAVEKGRQKNPRSLCIQTQTSPDVLSSKKSLELAQYKTKCENQSGFILQLKQLLSRGNTKLEALTVVIQHLLSEREEALKQQKTLSQELVNLQGELVTASTTCEKLEKAKNELETAYEGFVQQHQADKTERENRLKEFYTREYEKLRDAYIEEAEKYKTQLQEQFDNLNAAHETSKLEIEASHSEKIELLKEAYEASLSEIKKSHEIEKKSLEDLLSEKQESLEKQINDLKSENDALNEKLKSEEQKRISREKANLKNPQIMYLEQELESLKAVLEIKNEKLHQQDVKLMKMEKLVDSNTALVDKLKRFQQENEELKARMDKHMAISRQLSTEQAVLQESLEKESKVNKRLSMENEELLWKLHNGDLCSPKRSPTSPAVPFQSPRNSGCSSNPSISPR; encoded by the exons TTGAAAAGGGCAGGCAAAAGAACCCCAGAAGTTTATGTATCCAGACCCAGACGTCTCCAGATGTGCTCTCCTCCAAAAAATCCCTTGAATTGGCTCAGTATAAGACGAAATGCGAAAACCAGAGTGGATTTATCCTGCAGCTCAAGCAGCTTCTTTCCCGCGGTAATACCAAGTTGGAAGCATTAACAGTTGTGATTCAGCATCTTCTCTCAGAG CGAGAGGAAGCGCTGAAACAACAGAAGACGCTATCTCAAGAACTTGTTAACCTCCAGGGAGAGCTAG TCACTGCTTCCACCACCTGTGAGAAATTGGAGAAAGCCAAGAACGAGCTAGAAACAGCCTACGAAGGGTTTGTCCAGCAGCACCAGGCCgataagacagagagagagaatcgGCTCAAGGAATTTTACACGAGGGAGTATGAAAAACTTCGGGACGCTTACATCGAAGAAGCAGAGAAGTACAAGACTCAACTGCAAGAGCAG TTCGACAACTTAAACGCCGCCCATGAAACCTCTAAGTTGGAAATTGAAGCTAGCCACTCGGAGAAAATAGAATTGCTAAAGGAGGCCTACGAAGCCTCCCTTTcag AAATCAAGAAAAGccatgaaatagaaaagaaatcactCGAAGATTTGCTTTCTGAGAAGCAGGAATCACTAGAG AAACAAATCAATGATCTGAAGAGTGAAAATGATGCTTTAAATGAAAAGTTGAAAtcagaagaacaaaaaagaatatcaagagagaaagcaaatttg AAAAACCCTCAGATCATGTATCTGGAGCAGGAATTAGAGAGCCTGAAAGCCGTGTTAGAGATCAAGAATGAGAAACTGCATCAGCAAGACGTCAAGTTAATGAAAATGGAGAAACTG GTGGACAGCAACACAGCATTGGTTGACAAATTGAAGCGATTCCAGCAGGAGAATGAGGAATTGAAAGCTCGCATGGACAAGCACATGGCAATttcaag GCAACTGTCCACGGAGCAGGCTGTGCTGCAGGAGTCCCTGGAGAAGGAGTCGAAAGTCAACAAGCGGCTGTCCATGGAGAACGAGGAGCTTCTCTGGAAGCTGCACAACGGGGACCTGTGCAGCCCCAAGCGATCGCCCACGTCCCCCGCCGTCCCTTTCCAGTCGCCCAGGAACTCGGGCTGCTCCTCCAACCCCAGCATCTCACCCAGATGA
- the MTUS1 gene encoding microtubule-associated tumor suppressor 1 isoform X6 — protein MGCSGSKVCLYSPCAATRREEALKQQKTLSQELVNLQGELVTASTTCEKLEKAKNELETAYEGFVQQHQADKTERENRLKEFYTREYEKLRDAYIEEAEKYKTQLQEQFDNLNAAHETSKLEIEASHSEKIELLKEAYEASLSEIKKSHEIEKKSLEDLLSEKQESLEKQINDLKSENDALNEKLKSEEQKRISREKANLKNPQIMYLEQELESLKAVLEIKNEKLHQQDVKLMKMEKLVDSNTALVDKLKRFQQENEELKARMDKHMAISRQLSTEQAVLQESLEKESKVNKRLSMENEELLWKLHNGDLCSPKRSPTSPAVPFQSPRNSGCSSNPSISPR, from the exons ATGGGCTGCTCCGGCAGCAAAGTGTGCCTCTATTCTCCATGTGCAGCAACGAGG CGAGAGGAAGCGCTGAAACAACAGAAGACGCTATCTCAAGAACTTGTTAACCTCCAGGGAGAGCTAG TCACTGCTTCCACCACCTGTGAGAAATTGGAGAAAGCCAAGAACGAGCTAGAAACAGCCTACGAAGGGTTTGTCCAGCAGCACCAGGCCgataagacagagagagagaatcgGCTCAAGGAATTTTACACGAGGGAGTATGAAAAACTTCGGGACGCTTACATCGAAGAAGCAGAGAAGTACAAGACTCAACTGCAAGAGCAG TTCGACAACTTAAACGCCGCCCATGAAACCTCTAAGTTGGAAATTGAAGCTAGCCACTCGGAGAAAATAGAATTGCTAAAGGAGGCCTACGAAGCCTCCCTTTcag AAATCAAGAAAAGccatgaaatagaaaagaaatcactCGAAGATTTGCTTTCTGAGAAGCAGGAATCACTAGAG AAACAAATCAATGATCTGAAGAGTGAAAATGATGCTTTAAATGAAAAGTTGAAAtcagaagaacaaaaaagaatatcaagagagaaagcaaatttg AAAAACCCTCAGATCATGTATCTGGAGCAGGAATTAGAGAGCCTGAAAGCCGTGTTAGAGATCAAGAATGAGAAACTGCATCAGCAAGACGTCAAGTTAATGAAAATGGAGAAACTG GTGGACAGCAACACAGCATTGGTTGACAAATTGAAGCGATTCCAGCAGGAGAATGAGGAATTGAAAGCTCGCATGGACAAGCACATGGCAATttcaag GCAACTGTCCACGGAGCAGGCTGTGCTGCAGGAGTCCCTGGAGAAGGAGTCGAAAGTCAACAAGCGGCTGTCCATGGAGAACGAGGAGCTTCTCTGGAAGCTGCACAACGGGGACCTGTGCAGCCCCAAGCGATCGCCCACGTCCCCCGCCGTCCCTTTCCAGTCGCCCAGGAACTCGGGCTGCTCCTCCAACCCCAGCATCTCACCCAGATGA